CGGACGCGCTGACCCTGGTGGCCCGCCGCGCCGCGCTCATCGACGCCCTGCCGCAGGGAGCCATGCTCGCCGTGATGCTCCCCGAGGAGCGGGTCCGCCCGCTGCTCGGCACCGGCCTCTCGCTCTCCGCCGTCAACGGCCCCGAGTTCTGCGTGGTGGCCGGACCGGTCGCCGACGTCGAGGCGCTGGAGCAGGACCTCGGCCGGCAGGGCGTCGTCCACCGCCGGGTGCAGTCCACGCACGCCTTCCACTCCTCGATGATGGAGCCCATCGCCGAGCAGGTGACCGAGCTGGCGCGGACCTTCACCCTGACCCCGCCCCGCATCCCGTACGTCTCCAACGTCACCGGCCGCCCCATCACCGACGTGGAGGCCACCGACCCCGGCTACTGGGCGCGCCACCTGGTCAGCCCGGTCCGCTTCGCCGACGGGCTGACCGCCCTCGCCGCCGCCGACCTGCTGCTGGAGACCGGCCCCGGCCAGACCCTCAGCAGCATGGCCACCGTGGTCCGCGGCAGCGCGGCCGGCACCGTCGTCGCCTCCATGCGCCACCCCCTGGAGAGCCGCTCCGACTCGGCCGTGGCCCTCAAGGCACTGGGCAGGCTCTGGCTCGCGGGCGCCGACATCGACTGGACCGGCTTCCCCGCCTCCGAGCTGGACCTCGTGGCCGACGGCGCCGCGACGGCCGCCCTGGCCGACGACGGGCCCACTCCCACCCCCACCGAACAGGAACTCCACGGCCTGTGGGCCAGGCTGCTGAAGGCCGAACAACTGCCGCGCGACATCAGCTTCTTCGAGATCGGCGGCAACTCGCTGCTCGCCACCCGGCTGATCCTGCGCATCAAGCGGACCTTCGGCACCGACCTGTCGCTGCGCCAGGTCTACGAGTGGGCCACCCTGCCCCGGATGGCCGCCGCGATCGACACCCTGCGGGCCGGCGGCGAACTGACCGCGACCCGGGAGGGCTCCTCGCACACCGGCAACTCCCGGGCCCGCTTCACCCTGCCGAACGGCCTGACGGTGTCCCACCAGAACGAGGCGGAGACCCGCCACTTCTACGAGGACATCTTCGACCACCGCACCTACGCCAAGAACGGCATCTCCGTCCCGGACGGCGCCACCGTCGTCGACGTCGGCGGCAACATCGGCCTGTTCACCCTCTTCGCGCACTACGAGGCGAAGGACGTACGGGTCTTCACCTTCGAACCCGCACCCCCGATGTTCGAACTGCTCGGTCAGAACGTCGCCGAGCACGGCGTCGACGCCAAACTCTTCAACATCGGGATCTCCGACACCGAGGCCGAGGCGAACTTCACCTTCTACCCGCGCAGCTCCGGCATGTCCTCGTTCCACCCCGACGAGGAGGAGGAGAAGCACAACCTCCGCACGATCATCGCCAACCAGCAGAAGACCGAGGCCGACGCCGAGGTCGCCGAACTGGTCTCCGGCGACGAGCTGCTCGACGTCCGCTTCGAGGCGATCGAGTTCACCGCCACGCTGCGCCCGCTCAGCGCCGTCATCCGCGAACAGGGCATCGAACGCATCGACCTGATCAAGATCGACGTGCAGAAGAGCGAGCGGCAGGTCATCGACGGCATCGCCGACGAGGACTGGCCGAAGATCCAGCAGATGGTGCTGGAGGCGCACGACGCGGACGGCGAGGTCGGCCGCCTGGTCGAGCTGCTGGAGAACCGCGGCTTCACGGTCAGGGCCGAACAGGACGAACTGTACGTCGGCACGGACATCCACAACATCTACGCCGTACGCGGCGCACGCTAACGGAGTCGTAGGACATGGAATTCACGACAGCAGGAGTCGTCGGCGCGGGCGTCATGGGCGTCGGCGTCGCGCAGAACCTCGCGCAGACCGGTCACCGGGTGGTGCTCGTCGACGTCTCGGAGGAGGTCCTCGACAACGCGCGCCGCGAACTGCGCAACAGCCTCCGCGCCCACGCCCTGTTCAACAAGGGCTCGGGCGTCGACCCGGCGGCGGTCTTCGAGAAGATCGACTTCACCACCGACTACGAACTGCTGGCCAAGGCCGACTTCGTCGTCGAGAACGTCACCGAGGACTGGGGCATCAAGCAGCAGGTGTACGAGCGGATCGACCGCATCGTCCGCCCCGACGTGGTCTTCGCCGTCAACACCTCGGCGATCTCCATCACCCGCGTCGGCTCGGTGACCACCCGCCCCGAACGCGTCATCGGCATGCACTTCATGAACCCGGTCCCGATGAAGCCGATGGTCGAGGTGATCCGCGGCCACCACACCACGCCGGAGACCATCGACACCGCCCGCCGCTTCCTCGCCGGCATGGGCAAGGAGTGCATCGTCGTCGAGGACGTCCCCGGCTTCGTCTCCAACCGGGTCCTCATGCTCACCATCAACGAGGCGGCCTTCCTGGTCCAGGACGGCGTGGCCCCCGCGGCCGACGTCGACCGGATCTTCCGGACCTGCTTCGACCACCGGATGGGCCCGCTGGAGACCGCCGACCTGATCGGCCTCGACACCATCCTCAAGTCCGTCGAGGTGCTCCACGAGAGCTTCAACGACAGCAAGTACCGGCCCGCCCCGCTGCTCAAGAAGATGGTCGCCGCCGGCCTGCTGGGACGGAAGAGCGGCGAGGGATTCCACAAGTACCACTGACAACCGCCCGGGTGGCCCGACCGGGCCACCCGCCCGGCGCCGCACCCCACGACAACAGGACGGATGAAGAGATGAGCACGGACAACAGGACCCGGATCGCGGAGTACCTCTCCCGGTTCTTCCCGGTCCAGGACCTGAAGGACGACGACGACATCTTCGAACTCGGCTTCGTCAGCTCGATGTTCGCGATGCAGCTGGTCTCCTTCGTCGAGCACGAGTTCGGCATCACCGTCGAGAACGAGGACCTGGAGCTGGAGTACTTCCGCTCCATCGGCGCCCTCGACGCGTTCGTCGCCCGCAAGCTGTCCGTTCCGGTCCCGCAGTAGGACGGGAGCGGACACGACGATGACCGGAGCGCTCACCGACCGGCAGGCGCAGGCCCAGAAGGAGTTCCGGGCCTTCGCCGACCGGCACATCGCCCCGCACGCGGACGCACACCACCGGACCCAGCGCACCCCGCCCGGGACCATCCGGCTCCTCGCCGACGAGGGCCTGCTCGGCCTCCCCGTCGCCGAGGAGTACGGCGGCGGCGGCTGCGACGCGGTCACCCTCGGCCTGCTCGCCGGCGAACTCGGCCGGGCCTGCTCCTCGCTCCGCAGCCTGCTCACCGTCCACACGATGGTGGCGCACGCGATCGCCCGCTGGGGCAGCCGCTCCCAGAAGGAGACCTGGCTGCCCCGGCTGGCCCGCGGCGAACGCATCGGCGCGCTCGCCGTGTCCGAACCGGGCGCGGGCAGCGACGCCTCGGGAGTCACCACCCGGCTCGTCCGCGACGGCGACCACTGGGTGGTCGACGGCCACAAGAAATGGATCACGTACGGCGGGAGCGCCGACCTGTTCCTGGTCGTCGGCCGCTCCCCGGAGGGCCCCACGGCCCTGCTCGTCGAACGGGACACCCCCGGACTGCGGACCGAGCTGATCGAGGACATGATCGGCATCCGGGCCTCGATGACCTCCCACGTACGCTTCGAAAACTGCCGCGTACCGGCGGACAACGTCCTGGCCAGGCCCGGCCTCGGGGTCTCCCACGTGGTCGGCGCCGCCCTCGACCTCGGCCGCTACACCGTCGGCTGGGGCTGCGTCGGCATCCTCGACGCCTGCCTGGAGGCGAGCGTCGACTACGCCGCGACCCGCGAGCAGTTCGGCTCCCTCATCAAGGAGCACCAGCTCGTCAGAAGCATGATCAGCAACATGTACACGGACGCGCACGCCGCCCGGCTGCTGTGTCTGGAGGCCGGACGGCTGCGCGACGAACGCCACCCCGGCGCCCTGGCCGCGACCTCCACCGCCAAGTACTTCGCCGCCACCGCCGCCGGCCGCGCCGCGGCGGACGCCGTCCAGATCCACGGCGCCAACGGCTGCAGCTCCGCATACCCCGTCCAGCGCCTCCTCGGCGACTCCAGGGTCATGGAGATCATCGAGGGCAGCGCACAGCTCCACCAGGTGGGGCTCGCCGAGTACGCGTTCCAGGAACGCGGACCGAGGAGTGACCGATGACGACGACCACCGTGACGACCGTCAAGTGCGTGGTGTGGGACCTCGACAACACGGTGTGGGACGGGGTGCTGCTGGAGGACGGCGACGTCACCCTGCGCCCCGCCGTCGTGGAGGCGATCCGCACCCTCGACGAGCGCGGCATCCTCCACTCGATCGCCAGCCGCAACGACCACGACGCGGCCACGGCGAAGCTGGCGGAGTTCGGCATCGCCGAGTACTTCCTCCACCCGCAGATCCACTGGGGCAACAAGTCGGACTCCGTCAAGGCGGTCGCCGAGGCCATCAACATCGGCATCGACACCCTGGCCTTCGTCGACGACCAGCCCTTCGAACGCGACGAGGTCGGCTTCGCCCACCCGCAGGTGCTGTGCATCGACGCCCTCGACGCCCCGGGAATCCCCGAACTGCCCGCGATGCAGCCCCGGTTCGTCACCGCGGACTCCCGCGAACGCCGCCACCTCTACCGGGCCGACATCCGGCGCAAGGACGCCGAGCAGGCCCACCGGGGCACCGACGAGGACTTCCTCGCCTCGCTCGGCATGCGCTTCACCATCGCCCCCGCCCAGGAACGCGACCTCCAGCGCGCCGAGGAACTGACCGTACGCACCAACCAGCTCAACGCCACCGGCTACACCTACTCCTACGAGGAGCTGGACGCCTTCCGCCGCTCGCCCGACCACGACCTCCTCGTGGCCGGACTGGAGGACACCTACGGCACCTACGGCAAGATCGGCCTCGCCCTCGTCGAACGCGGCGAGGACGCCTGGACCGTGAAACTGCTGCTGATGTCCTGCCGCGTCATGTCCCGCGGTGTCGGCTCCGTACTGCTCAACCACCTGATCCGCAGCGCCCACGACGCCGGCGTCGCACTGCGCGCCGAGTTCGTGCCCACCAGCCGCAACCGGACCATGTTCGTCACCTACAAGTTCTCCGGCTTCCGCGAGGTCGGCAGGAACGGCGACGTGTCCGTCCTCGAACACGACGGCACCCGCATCCAGGGCTTCCCGCCGTACATGGACGTCATGGTCGAGCACTGACCACGGACCCACCCACCCGACACACCGCCACCGCACTGCTGGAGAGGGACGGAAAGCAGAGATGAACGCTCAAGCCAACGAGGAGCGACTGCGGCGGGCCATGGCCGCCGTCCTGCAACTCCAACAACGCAACGCGGAACTCGAGAACCAACGCCACGAACCGGTGGCCATCGTGGCCATGGCCTGCCGGCTGCCGGGCGGGATCACCACCCCGCAGGACTACTGGGACCTCCTCGCCGGGGAACGGGACGCGATCGGCCCCCTGCCCCCGCGCTGGGAAGCCTTCGACCTGTACGACCCCGACCCCACCGCCCGGGGCAAGAGTTACGCGCGCGAGGGCGGATTCCTCGACGGCATCGAGCAGTTCGACGCGGCGTTCTTCGGCATATCGCCGCGCGAGGCGCAGTCGATGGAACCACAGCAGCGGGTCGTCCTGGAGACGGCCTGGGAGGCGCTGGAACGGGCCGGGCTGCGGGACGACCGGTTCAAGGGGAGCCGCACCGGCGTCTACGTGGGCGCGATGCGCCCCGACTACGAGACGATCCGCACCGACCTGGAGCTGCTCGACGGCTACCAGGGCACCGGCGTGTCGGGCAGCGTCATCTCCGGCCGCGTCTCGTACGCCCTGGGCCTGCAGGGCCCCGCCGTGACGGTGGACACCGCGTGCTCCTCGTCGCTGGTCGCGATCCACCTCGCCGTCACGGCGCTGCGCAACGACGAGTGCGACATGGCCCTCGCCGGCGGCGTCACGGTCATGAGCTCCCCCGGGATGTTCGTGGAGTCCAGCCGGCTCGGGGCGATGTCCCCCGACGGGCGGTGCAAGAGCTTCTCGGCCGACGCCGACGGCGGCGGCTGGTCCGAGGGCGCCGGCATCCTGGTCCTGAAACGGCTCTCGGCCGCACAGCGCGACGGCGACCAGGTGCTGGCGGTCATCCGCGGCAGCGCGGTGAACCAGGACGGCCGCAGCCAGGGACTCACCGCCCCCAACGGCCCGGCACAGCAGCGGGTCGTCCAGGACGCGCTCGCCGCCGCCCGGCTCACCCCCGCCGACATCGACGCGATCGAGGCGCACGGCACCGGCACCCCCCTGGGCGACCCGATCGAGGCGGGCGCGCTCGCGGAGGTGTTCGGACCGGGACGCACCGCCGGAACACCGGTGTACCTCGGGTCCTCGAAGTCCAACATCGGGCACAGCCAGGCCGCCGCCGGGGTCGCCGGCGTCATGAAGATGGTGCTCGCGCTCCAGAACGACACCCTCCCCAGAACCCTGCACGCCGAGCAGCCGAGTCCGCACATCGCCTGGGAGGGCAGCGGCCTCGAACTCCTCCGGGAGGCCCGCCCCTGGCACCGGGGCGAACGCACCCGCCGCGCCGGCGTGTCGGCCTTCGGCATCAGCGGCACCAACGCGCACGTGGTGCTGGAGGAGGCCCCGCCGGCCGAGGACCCGGCCCCCGAGCCGCGGCACGAGCCCCCGGCCGGCCTGCCCACCGTACTGCCCCTGGTGCTGTCGGGCCACGACCAGCAGGCGCTGGGCGCCCAGGCCGAACGCTGGGCCGCATGGCTGACGGACCACCACGACGTGCCGTTCGCCGACGTGGTGCGCACGGCGGCCCGGCAGCGCTCGCACCTGGAGACCCGGGCCTCCCTGCTCGTCCCCGGCCACGAGGCCGCCGCCGACGCGCTGCGGGCCCTGGCGCAGGGGCTCCCGAGCGCCGACACGGTCGTCGGCACGGCACGGGAGCGGGGCAGGGCCGTGTTCGTCTTCCCGGGCCAGGGCAGCCAGTGGGCCGGCATGGGCCGGGCGCTGCTCGCCGAGTCCGAGGTGTTCCGGCAGGCGGTGGAGAACTGCGACGCCGCGCTGCGGCCGTGGACCGGCTGGTCGGTGCTGGACCTGCTGCGCGGGGAGACGGACGAGGACCTGCCGTCCCTGGAACGGATCGACGTCCTGCAACCCGCCCTGTTCGCGGTCATGATCGGCCTGGCGGAACTCTGGACGTCGCTGGGCGTGAAGCCCGCCGCCGTGGTGGGCTCCAGCCAGGGCGAGGTCCCGGCCGCGGTGATCGCCGGCGCGCTGTCCCTGGCGGACGGCGCACGCCTCACGGCGCTGCGCTCCCGGGGCCAGCTGCGCGAATGCAGCGGCCGGGGCGCCATGGCCCTGGTCGAGATGCCGGTGGCCGACGTCGAGGAGCTGATCGCCCCGTACGGCGGAACGCTCTCGGTGGCCGTGGTCAACACCCCCACCTCGACGGTCGTCTCCGGTGACGTGGCCGCGGTCGAGTCGCTCCTGGCGGAGCTGGCGGGCCGCGACGTGTTCAGCCGCCGCATCCAGTCCGACACGGCGGGGCACAGCGCCCACGTGGACCCGGTCCTGCCCTGGCTGGCCGAGCAGCTCCGGGACCTCGAAGCACGCCCCTCGACCGTGCCCTTCTACTCCACGGTCACAGGCGGCCTGCTCGACGGGGCGGAGCTGGACGCCGCCTACTGGTGCCGCAACGTCCGCGACACCGTCCGCATGGACCTGGCACTGCGCGAACTGGTGGACGGCGGCCACGACGTCTTCATCGAGATCAGCCCGCACCCGGTCCTCGGCATGGCACTGACCAGCGCGACCGCGGACGCCCACGGCGCGGTCGTCGGCAGCCTCGGCCGCGACCGCGGCGGAATGTCCCAACTCCTGCGCTCCCTGGGCGCCTTGCACGTCCAGGGGTACCCGGTCGACTGGAGCCGCGCCCTGGGCGGCGTACCGGCCGCTCCCGCGGCGGACCTGCCCACGTACGCGTTCCAGCGCCAGTACCACTGGGTCGACCTGCCGCCGGCGGTGTCCGGCCCGCGCCCGGCCGCCGGGACGCCGGGACGCGCCGCCGAGGCACGGGACGGCGCCCGCACCCGTGAGCCCGCCGGACTGCGCGGACGCCTCGCCGGCCTCGCCGACCACGAACGGCTCGACGCCCTGACCGACGTCATCCGGCGCGAGGCCGCGGCGGTGCTCGGCGCCGCCGGACCCGTACCCGCGGACAAGCGCCTCCAGGAACTCGGCCTGGACTCGATCATGGGCCTCCAGCTGCGCAACCGCCTGTGCGACCTGACGGGCAGCACGCTCGCGACGAACGTCGCCTTCACCCACCCCACGGCCGGGGCCCTCGCCGCCCACCTGCTGTCGGACGTCCTCACCGGATCCGACGGCGAACCGGCCGTACTGCCCCTGGAGCGGGCCGAGGCCCGCGACGTCCACCCGGCCACCGAGGGCCAGCGCCGGCTGTGGTTCCTGGAACGGATGAACCCCGGATCGGCCCAGTACAAGGTGGCGATGCGGATCCGGACCGCCAAACCGCTCGACCACGCCGTCCTGACCCGCTCGCTCGCATGGGTCCTCGCCCGGCACGAGGCGCTGCGCACCGGCCTGGAGATGAGGGGCGACGAGCTCGTCCAGGTCGTGCACCCGGACGTGCCGGTCCCCGTCCTCTTCGAGGACCTGCGCGAATCCGGCGCCGACGCGCTGGAGCAGCACATCCGCCACGAGGAGCAGGAACCGTTCGACCTCGGCGGCACCTCGCTGTTCCGCTGCCGCGTCCTGGACCTGGCCGCGGACGACCAGGTGGTGTGCTTCAGCCTGCACCACGCCGTCACCGACGGCTGGTCGCTCTCGCTCTTCCTGATGGAACTCTTCCACGCCCACCAGGAGTTCCTGGCGGGGCGTCAACCCGAACCGGAGCAGGCCGAGTTCCACCTCGGTGACTACGCGGCTTGGGAGCGGCGCAGCATCGCGGAGGGCCGCTTCGAGGAGGCGCTGCACTTCTTCGGCACCGAGCTGGAGGGCGTGGAACGGCTGGAGTTCCCACCCGGCCCGGACCGTGTCCCCGACGGCGCCGAAGGCGGTGACACCCTCTACTTCACCGTCCCGGCCGAGCTCCGGACCGAACTGGAGGCGCTCGCCACCCGCACCTCGGTCACCCCGTACACCGTCCTGGTCAGCGCCTTCGCCACACTGCTCGCCCGCTCCACCGACCAGTACGACTTCGCCATCGGCACCGTCTGGTCGAACCGCCAACTCCCGGGAATGAACGGTACCTTCGGCTTCCTCGCCAACACCCTGCCGCTGCGTTGCGAGCTGACGGGGAACCCCCGTTTCGAAGAACTGCTGGCCTCGATGTCCCCCCGCGTCAGGGGTGTGTTCGAGCACCAGAACGTCCCCCTGACCGAGGTCGTCCGCGCGGTCGGCGGCGCCCGCACCGGCGACGAGAACCCGCTCTTCCGCGCCGTCTTCAACTACGGCGGCGCCGCCATGCCCACCGTGGGCGAGGGCGACGCCGTGTGGCACCTGCCCCCGACCGGCAGCCTCGCGGGCAACGTCCGGGGCGCCTCGAAGTTCGAGCTCGGCATCACGCTCATCCCCTGCGGGGACGAGCTGCGAGGAGAGTTCGAGTACCAGGGGCACGTGATCGACCGCCCGGCCGCCCAACGCATGGTGAACAACTTCACCACCCTCCTCGAATCGATCGTCCGGGATCCGGACCGCCCGCTCAGCCGCCTGGAGCTCCTCGCCGACGAGGAACTGCGCTGGCTGGTCGAGCGCGGTGGCCGCGTCACCCCGCACGCCCCCGGCACGGCGTCCGCCCTGCAACTGGTCTGGGACCAGGTCCGCCGGACCCCCGACGCCGTGGCGCTGATCTCCGACGGACAGGAGCTGACCTACCGCGAGACGGCCTGGCACGCCTCCGCCCTGGCGGACAAGCTGCGCGCCGCCGGCGTCGGCCCCGAGACCCCGGTCGGGGTCCATCTGCCCAGGTCCTCCCAGCTCGTCGTCTCGGCCCTCGCCATCTGGCTGGCCGGCGGCGCCTATCTGCCGGTGGACCCCGGCTACCCGCAGGAACGGGTCGCGTACGTCATCGAGGACAGCGGCATCGAGGTGGTCATCACCCGGGCCGGCACCGAAGCGGACCTGGCCGGCACCGGGGCCCGGCTGCTGTTCGCCGACGACCTCCACGACGCGCCCGTCCCGGACGGCGACGCGCTCCCGGAGATCACCCCTCCCGCACTCCACGACCTGGCCTACGTCATCTACACCTCGGGCTCGACCGGCAGGCCCAAGGGCGTGCAGATCGAGCACAGCCAGTTCGTCAACTTCTGCCATGCGGTCGACGAGCGGATCGGAGGCGGCAGCGGTGACACCTGGCTCGCCGTCACCAGCCCCTCCTTCGACATCGCGACCGTGGAGCTGCTCTGGACCCTGACCCGCGGCTACCGCGTGGTGATCGCCCAGGGCAGCGTGGGCGAGTGGCCCTCCTACCGCACGTACGCGCCGACCCACCTCCAGTGCACCCCCTCGCTCGCCCGGATGCTCCTCGCGGACTCCGCCGGCCGGGCCCTGCTCCGGGGCCTCGACCGGATGATCGTCGGCGGCGAGGCGCTGGACCGCGGGCTCGCGGCCAGGCTCATGAACACCTGCCGGGGCGGACTCACGAACATCTACGGCCCGTCCGAGACGACCGTCTGGTCCACCACCTGGCACGCCGAGCCCGGCGAGGTGTCCCTGGGCGACGCCGTGCGCAACACCAGCCTCTACGTCCTCGACCGGCACGGGGCCA
The nucleotide sequence above comes from Streptomyces sp. ML-6. Encoded proteins:
- a CDS encoding non-ribosomal peptide synthetase/type I polyketide synthase, which translates into the protein MNAQANEERLRRAMAAVLQLQQRNAELENQRHEPVAIVAMACRLPGGITTPQDYWDLLAGERDAIGPLPPRWEAFDLYDPDPTARGKSYAREGGFLDGIEQFDAAFFGISPREAQSMEPQQRVVLETAWEALERAGLRDDRFKGSRTGVYVGAMRPDYETIRTDLELLDGYQGTGVSGSVISGRVSYALGLQGPAVTVDTACSSSLVAIHLAVTALRNDECDMALAGGVTVMSSPGMFVESSRLGAMSPDGRCKSFSADADGGGWSEGAGILVLKRLSAAQRDGDQVLAVIRGSAVNQDGRSQGLTAPNGPAQQRVVQDALAAARLTPADIDAIEAHGTGTPLGDPIEAGALAEVFGPGRTAGTPVYLGSSKSNIGHSQAAAGVAGVMKMVLALQNDTLPRTLHAEQPSPHIAWEGSGLELLREARPWHRGERTRRAGVSAFGISGTNAHVVLEEAPPAEDPAPEPRHEPPAGLPTVLPLVLSGHDQQALGAQAERWAAWLTDHHDVPFADVVRTAARQRSHLETRASLLVPGHEAAADALRALAQGLPSADTVVGTARERGRAVFVFPGQGSQWAGMGRALLAESEVFRQAVENCDAALRPWTGWSVLDLLRGETDEDLPSLERIDVLQPALFAVMIGLAELWTSLGVKPAAVVGSSQGEVPAAVIAGALSLADGARLTALRSRGQLRECSGRGAMALVEMPVADVEELIAPYGGTLSVAVVNTPTSTVVSGDVAAVESLLAELAGRDVFSRRIQSDTAGHSAHVDPVLPWLAEQLRDLEARPSTVPFYSTVTGGLLDGAELDAAYWCRNVRDTVRMDLALRELVDGGHDVFIEISPHPVLGMALTSATADAHGAVVGSLGRDRGGMSQLLRSLGALHVQGYPVDWSRALGGVPAAPAADLPTYAFQRQYHWVDLPPAVSGPRPAAGTPGRAAEARDGARTREPAGLRGRLAGLADHERLDALTDVIRREAAAVLGAAGPVPADKRLQELGLDSIMGLQLRNRLCDLTGSTLATNVAFTHPTAGALAAHLLSDVLTGSDGEPAVLPLERAEARDVHPATEGQRRLWFLERMNPGSAQYKVAMRIRTAKPLDHAVLTRSLAWVLARHEALRTGLEMRGDELVQVVHPDVPVPVLFEDLRESGADALEQHIRHEEQEPFDLGGTSLFRCRVLDLAADDQVVCFSLHHAVTDGWSLSLFLMELFHAHQEFLAGRQPEPEQAEFHLGDYAAWERRSIAEGRFEEALHFFGTELEGVERLEFPPGPDRVPDGAEGGDTLYFTVPAELRTELEALATRTSVTPYTVLVSAFATLLARSTDQYDFAIGTVWSNRQLPGMNGTFGFLANTLPLRCELTGNPRFEELLASMSPRVRGVFEHQNVPLTEVVRAVGGARTGDENPLFRAVFNYGGAAMPTVGEGDAVWHLPPTGSLAGNVRGASKFELGITLIPCGDELRGEFEYQGHVIDRPAAQRMVNNFTTLLESIVRDPDRPLSRLELLADEELRWLVERGGRVTPHAPGTASALQLVWDQVRRTPDAVALISDGQELTYRETAWHASALADKLRAAGVGPETPVGVHLPRSSQLVVSALAIWLAGGAYLPVDPGYPQERVAYVIEDSGIEVVITRAGTEADLAGTGARLLFADDLHDAPVPDGDALPEITPPALHDLAYVIYTSGSTGRPKGVQIEHSQFVNFCHAVDERIGGGSGDTWLAVTSPSFDIATVELLWTLTRGYRVVIAQGSVGEWPSYRTYAPTHLQCTPSLARMLLADSAGRALLRGLDRMIVGGEALDRGLAARLMNTCRGGLTNIYGPSETTVWSTTWHAEPGEVSLGDAVRNTSLYVLDRHGARVPRGSRGELFIGGLGVTRGYLNRPELTAERFVDDPFAEADGARMYGTGDVVRYREDGSLEYCGRGDAQIKLYGHRIELGEIEAVAGEHPAVAECAAVVRRDEGSDPRLCLYWVRGDDAGGVDDDELLRHFLAKLPSYMVPSQLVGMDELPHTPNKKVDRKAILALPAPGPAAPPTPRNGDDSLESLVSRAWAEVLNLARVDRDRGFFELGASSMTALRAHRTICEGLGREFPLSALFRYPTVRQLSAFLGGASRTTAPGPAAARRGTTPDEAVAIVGFACRLPGAPDADTFWNNLKNGTESIRRFTPEELRAAGIDEDTLSDPDYVPAKGFVEGAALFDAEFFDCSPAEAETMDPQHRLFLECAWQALEHAGQVPQEFDGAIGVFAGAGQGGYRSSDDATEMSDFYRTMVGTKNDFLATRVAHKLNLRGPALTVQTACSTSLVATHLARESLLRGESDIALAGGASLSYPLEQGYFHQEGLVFSPDGKCRAFDADGAGTVLGNGVGIVVLRRLSDALASGDTVYAVIRGSAINNDGSNKVGFTAPGVDGQARVIAAAQADAGVTPDTIGYVEAHGTGTTLGDPIEVQALQQVLATAGRTEPCALGSVKTNIGHTDVTAGVAGLIKAALSLHHRQLVPSLNFDKPNPEMELDPELLYVNTELKHWEQTQGPRRAGVSAFGLGGTNAHVILEEVPVTEAAEPLPSEDDGVFPVVVSGRDEAALREQAGRWASWLSDLSGREEVRLADVAVTAARHRTHFESRASVVASDAAGLVEALKALAEGRSHDAVAIGSAGHRGKVVFVYPGQGSQWVGMGCELLDSSAVFAEAVDACDAALRPFTGWSVREVLAGAEDEHLLLDRTEVVQPALFAMGVALSALWRSLGVEPAAVVGHSQGEVVAAVVSGALTLEQGAQIVAQRSQAVLACVGQGGMALIERPVAVVEEFLAPYGDDLSVAAVNSAGSTVISGRVAAIEQIVAELRAKDVYARRIKADYASHSARMDPILPGLAARFEDLVPQRAQIAFYSTVTGEVSDGTRLDGTYWCRNLREPVRFDRALDKLLDDGHTVFVEISAHPVLSMPLTDGSADRGGIVVGSLARDHGTHAQLLRNLGLLHVQGHDIDWDRALGLAPGTGSLLNLPTYAFQREHYWKDARRSPRAIDAEAGEALRRAVGTGSTAEVMEVLGAPENLKESVTDVLPLLEDWFRKQAEKAEAERLSATVSRGRRTGLRERLAAMAGHDRLSAVLELVVQEAATAVGVPGDDIVTDQPLFQLGVDSLVAVGLRSRIARATGLTVPVQVILGETGCLGIAEHLVDGLAGDRDATAGSTRGCWLRTLKPAAEPTARIVCVAGGGGTTAGHVPLIRHIPDGVELLGVQMPGRESRADEAPATSMKDVVAAITAELTDRAPVPTVVYGHSQGSWMAWELAHALSALPEPPPLTFVPACALPPFVEMPPAMRRMEELARNLDRATTDELAVAFKGILPDDILANAELLTTYSAALHHDATLSMNHRDSLVGAERDRLRIPVVAVAAKDDPVLPEGTTQGWQNLTDGEFEHRVIDGSHAAPIENSEAMAAELVAAIRKGRREKNV